Proteins found in one Paenibacillus dendritiformis genomic segment:
- a CDS encoding DUF6382 domain-containing protein — protein sequence MSLIYGYRVQFIQEERMGLLLTRDNPVPSEALDPHQAKMLAYNRVPHFLRLDIREVDLELSFIYDISGKRMLKQALRSMRMTSNQYFEWMLQLVRILENCRAYMLHPDHVLLHEECVFVDEQAADGGLHVAYLPLLEPLQPRAGMDGLRRLGILLSTHVAQWTGDGFQRLVQCLSQEDHSLADVRKLLNSLIAGTSGMGEERPVSQRLPEGMVSLSLPDASLDCSKKPEGDNEQSGPLHGLAASGSFLAAAGVPVPGGAETIRGEDENTVPETRGTPSGKSYYAAGGAAIVTAALAWRYIYMDNPGLNTLLISVGISIGAVALGAAWISGMLPRIPGMLARRESDAPSSAEGTKAPSPRQAHSGDELLRPEWMKLELQAGGEPAAADAVHPAGADAVRLAGGHAVRRAAPDAVRPSVERDSHSREYSGFLQGLGNEFSTPVGSRMDSFYADLPMHTTVLDSSSSEATVVLGQRPHTDLREGGWCTPYLQRFCGFGGLGGSAGAGGIGIPKEAAAAVERIPLAFPFVIGRSEQGVQWREAGAGVSKHHCELVQADDGAVAIRDLGSRNGTELEGEPIIPYQLYPLQSGDRFSVAGTVFQFHC from the coding sequence GTGAGTCTCATTTACGGTTACCGGGTTCAATTTATTCAGGAAGAAAGAATGGGCCTGCTGCTGACCCGCGATAATCCCGTTCCATCCGAAGCGCTGGATCCGCATCAAGCCAAAATGCTGGCCTATAACCGGGTGCCGCATTTTCTTCGCCTTGACATCCGCGAAGTCGATTTGGAGCTCTCCTTTATTTATGATATCAGCGGCAAACGAATGCTCAAGCAGGCTCTAAGGAGCATGCGAATGACTTCGAACCAATATTTCGAGTGGATGCTCCAGTTGGTCCGCATTTTGGAGAATTGCCGGGCCTATATGCTTCATCCGGATCATGTGCTTCTCCATGAGGAATGCGTGTTTGTCGACGAACAAGCCGCGGACGGAGGATTGCATGTCGCCTACTTGCCGCTGCTGGAACCGCTGCAGCCGCGGGCGGGCATGGACGGTCTGCGCAGGCTGGGCATTTTGCTGTCCACCCATGTTGCCCAGTGGACTGGGGACGGATTCCAACGGCTGGTTCAATGCTTATCCCAGGAGGATCATTCCCTTGCCGATGTGCGGAAGCTGCTAAACTCCCTCATTGCCGGAACAAGCGGGATGGGAGAAGAACGCCCGGTCAGCCAACGGCTTCCCGAGGGGATGGTAAGCTTGTCTCTGCCTGATGCAAGCCTCGATTGCTCGAAAAAGCCGGAGGGTGATAATGAACAATCCGGTCCCCTTCATGGACTGGCCGCTTCCGGATCTTTCCTGGCTGCCGCAGGCGTCCCGGTCCCGGGAGGTGCCGAGACGATCCGGGGAGAGGACGAGAATACCGTTCCGGAGACCAGGGGAACGCCTTCCGGCAAAAGCTATTATGCGGCGGGAGGCGCCGCCATCGTAACGGCTGCGCTGGCCTGGAGATATATCTATATGGATAATCCAGGTTTGAATACGCTGCTTATCTCGGTTGGAATCAGCATAGGGGCCGTTGCATTGGGGGCCGCCTGGATCTCGGGAATGTTACCCCGCATTCCGGGAATGCTCGCCCGCAGGGAGAGCGACGCTCCATCTTCGGCCGAAGGAACGAAAGCTCCCTCCCCTAGGCAGGCTCACTCCGGGGATGAGCTGCTGCGGCCGGAATGGATGAAGCTGGAGCTCCAGGCAGGGGGCGAACCGGCAGCGGCGGATGCCGTTCACCCGGCTGGGGCAGATGCCGTACGCTTGGCTGGGGGGCATGCCGTTCGCCGCGCTGCGCCGGATGCCGTTCGCCCCTCAGTGGAACGTGATAGCCACTCAAGGGAATATTCCGGCTTCCTGCAGGGATTGGGGAACGAATTTTCAACGCCTGTTGGCTCGCGGATGGATTCCTTCTACGCTGATCTGCCTATGCATACAACCGTGCTCGACAGTTCCAGCTCCGAAGCGACGGTCGTCCTTGGACAAAGGCCCCATACGGACTTGCGAGAAGGGGGATGGTGCACGCCTTATTTGCAGCGGTTTTGCGGGTTTGGAGGGCTGGGCGGAAGCGCGGGAGCCGGAGGGATAGGCATTCCGAAGGAAGCGGCAGCCGCTGTTGAACGAATTCCCCTGGCCTTTCCCTTCGTGATTGGCCGATCGGAACAAGGGGTGCAGTGGCGTGAAGCCGGCGCGGGCGTATCGAAGCATCACTGCGAGCTGGTTCAGGCCGACGACGGCGCCGTGGCGATCCGCGATCTCGGATCGCGCAACGGAACCGAGCTGGAGGGGGAGCCGATCATTCCCTATCAGCTGTACCCCTTGCAGAGCGGGGATCGCTTTTCGGTGGCCGGTACGGTATTTCAGTTTCATTGCTGA
- a CDS encoding A24 family peptidase: MNAMNGAIWTCGVLLLAAFAADVRTHKIPNRLTMLAAAAGFMIHGVANGWQGLAFSALGAGCGFGIMLVLYIMKGVGAGDVKLFAAIGALTGMYLTWQVFIFSILYGGLIAACILICGRSGRIRGWWSALMSGWLQRSFAPVQAEAGRQATFPFMWAVLPGAVTAYLAVISPA; the protein is encoded by the coding sequence ATGAACGCGATGAACGGTGCGATATGGACATGCGGGGTGCTGCTGCTCGCCGCGTTTGCTGCCGATGTGCGGACACATAAAATACCGAATCGGCTGACGATGCTTGCCGCTGCCGCCGGATTTATGATTCACGGTGTTGCAAACGGATGGCAGGGGCTTGCTTTTAGCGCTCTCGGAGCGGGATGCGGGTTCGGAATCATGCTGGTGTTGTACATCATGAAGGGCGTCGGGGCCGGGGACGTGAAGCTGTTTGCAGCCATTGGCGCGCTGACGGGAATGTATTTGACTTGGCAGGTCTTTATCTTTTCGATTTTGTATGGCGGGCTCATTGCGGCATGCATTTTGATATGCGGGCGCAGCGGGAGAATTCGCGGCTGGTGGTCAGCGCTGATGAGCGGCTGGCTGCAACGCTCCTTCGCGCCCGTTCAGGCGGAAGCGGGGAGGCAAGCCACCTTTCCTTTCATGTGGGCCGTGCTGCCGGGAGCGGTGACCGCATACTTGGCCGTGATCTCCCCCGCGTGA
- a CDS encoding TadE/TadG family type IV pilus assembly protein: protein MNRNRLNRWAKRIFKAKDGSVSILLVFIVAAMFFFTSVFIDYARIAAAEWRIEALARAGIRSVMSAYEPELQERYQLFAYGATDPAHILDYVMQDQHQLRSTGVFPWVPLLLDSHSTSVTRPLADYDEIERQILEDMKYKAPVQFVFELSGKLKPMAGALKEAAQTTELLAKLQKLVDRRDKELLAVLKLQTKSRDELDRSGIDKGIAVHRHDRMEDRPLGSIRSAADIAAQYADYAEKKREDDRRGEDEDPQHRDDTDRYEADSREHASRLKRAVSLHNGNHDSWLREAESHLKEARHFNEEMKRVIEEVRSSPDYAGYDKVGQSDIPDGGTMENGQQVEDAINEINASAEQLVMPDFFFKEWSREIDRQQALMSKIDNAASVFQHLAGSISAYSTSASTLKNKARDLLEAYQTYDSEFIHTAGSYIERREEAMTNHQGKDKERKRVEKEADKELEKAKNLLSSLSELKSKLQEHQAAFDDVRSKMEAIDAHNQSSTEAPAERSAGDHAVEESKQSMDSVTTLYDQAADGLLSLRDRLYRNEYAYMYFTSYDPRQLKSLLDSGNPGEEVVKSLGIVNQELEYILYGFHNPVGNIAAAYGEIFTMRLAIRTMEGFVEFGKLGHPLLILASAILYGIQQAVQDMLLLVTKNEIPISRYLPAVKLNYADHLRLFMLAHGSREGMLKRMLALIHYNTGIDPALRGTYGETEVRLSTPLWFLPGLMKLLGHAGLWDGEIENGRYYAVKCSVFSY, encoded by the coding sequence GTGAATCGCAATCGTCTGAACCGATGGGCAAAGCGGATTTTTAAGGCAAAGGACGGATCGGTGTCGATATTGCTTGTATTTATTGTGGCTGCCATGTTCTTCTTCACATCAGTGTTCATTGACTATGCCCGCATCGCGGCGGCGGAGTGGCGCATCGAGGCGTTGGCCCGGGCAGGCATCCGCTCGGTCATGTCCGCCTATGAGCCGGAGCTGCAGGAGAGATACCAATTATTCGCATACGGAGCAACCGATCCGGCGCATATCTTGGACTATGTGATGCAGGATCAACATCAGCTGCGATCGACAGGCGTATTTCCTTGGGTTCCTCTGCTGCTGGACAGTCATTCGACGTCGGTCACCCGCCCGCTTGCGGACTATGATGAGATAGAACGACAGATTTTGGAGGATATGAAATACAAGGCGCCGGTACAATTTGTGTTCGAGCTGTCCGGCAAGCTGAAGCCGATGGCAGGAGCGTTGAAGGAAGCGGCCCAGACGACAGAGCTGCTGGCGAAGCTGCAGAAGCTGGTCGATCGGAGGGACAAGGAGCTGTTGGCTGTCTTGAAGCTTCAGACAAAGTCCCGCGATGAGCTGGACCGCTCGGGGATTGACAAGGGAATCGCGGTCCATCGACACGATAGGATGGAGGATCGTCCCCTCGGCTCGATCCGATCAGCGGCAGATATTGCCGCCCAATATGCCGATTATGCCGAGAAGAAGCGTGAAGATGACCGCAGGGGAGAGGACGAGGATCCGCAGCATCGGGACGATACGGATCGTTACGAGGCCGACTCGCGCGAGCATGCATCGAGATTGAAGCGGGCCGTCTCCCTGCATAACGGGAATCATGACAGCTGGCTCCGCGAAGCCGAATCGCATCTGAAGGAAGCCAGGCACTTCAACGAAGAGATGAAGCGGGTCATCGAAGAGGTGCGTTCCAGCCCAGACTATGCCGGCTATGACAAGGTAGGCCAGTCAGATATCCCGGATGGGGGAACAATGGAGAATGGCCAGCAGGTTGAAGATGCCATCAACGAAATTAATGCTTCTGCCGAGCAATTGGTTATGCCTGATTTTTTCTTCAAGGAATGGAGCCGAGAGATCGATCGCCAGCAAGCGCTCATGTCGAAGATCGATAACGCTGCCTCCGTCTTCCAACACTTGGCGGGTAGCATATCCGCTTACTCCACCTCTGCTTCTACGTTGAAGAATAAGGCAAGAGATCTGCTGGAGGCCTACCAAACATATGATTCCGAGTTTATCCACACGGCCGGCAGCTATATCGAGCGGAGAGAGGAAGCAATGACCAATCACCAAGGAAAGGACAAGGAGCGCAAACGGGTAGAGAAGGAAGCGGACAAGGAATTGGAAAAAGCTAAAAACTTGCTCTCTTCGCTGTCTGAGCTGAAAAGCAAATTGCAGGAGCACCAGGCTGCTTTCGATGATGTCCGCAGCAAGATGGAAGCGATTGATGCGCATAACCAATCGTCAACCGAAGCGCCTGCGGAGCGATCGGCCGGCGACCATGCCGTCGAGGAGAGCAAGCAGTCCATGGATTCCGTTACGACGCTGTATGATCAAGCGGCAGACGGGTTATTGTCGCTGCGCGATCGTCTGTACCGGAACGAATATGCCTATATGTACTTCACCTCCTATGACCCGCGGCAATTGAAATCATTGCTGGATTCAGGGAATCCGGGAGAGGAGGTCGTGAAGTCGCTGGGTATTGTCAACCAGGAGCTCGAGTATATTCTGTACGGCTTTCATAATCCTGTCGGCAATATTGCGGCCGCCTATGGAGAGATTTTTACGATGCGCCTCGCCATACGCACGATGGAAGGATTCGTGGAATTCGGCAAGCTCGGACACCCGCTGCTTATCCTGGCGTCAGCGATTCTCTACGGCATTCAGCAAGCGGTCCAGGATATGCTTCTGCTCGTTACGAAGAACGAGATTCCGATCTCGCGTTATTTGCCGGCGGTGAAGCTGAACTATGCCGATCACCTTCGCCTGTTCATGCTGGCTCATGGAAGCCGGGAAGGAATGCTGAAGCGGATGCTGGCGCTGATTCACTATAATACCGGAATCGATCCGGCCCTGAGGGGGACATATGGCGAGACGGAAGTCCGTCTCAGCACGCCGCTTTGGTTCCTGCCGGGATTGATGAAGCTGCTGGGTCATGCCGGACTATGGGACGGTGAGATCGAGAATGGACGTTATTACGCGGTCAAGTGCTCGGTATTCTCCTATTAA
- a CDS encoding TadE family protein, which yields MNNKLRRWLRSVQEEEGSMIVEASLIFPVIFYCTLAILFFGMLIYQTVLSSHAAALAAERAAAFWDNSHKEAVTGAYDTGQHDGMYWRLLDDRLLDKVFGGGFGGENHTVKLPAASAGSSLPERKLMRAARLVPDAFHGKMSYENGLLDRRITAFLDKPLYQAMFRNIAGREISNEGQAASAIVEPPEFIRAVEFARYMATKLKEWKGQGVPTEEAEGILKKAAGQTAGPS from the coding sequence TTGAACAACAAGCTACGCCGCTGGCTGCGTTCCGTTCAGGAGGAAGAAGGCTCGATGATCGTGGAAGCTTCGCTAATATTTCCCGTTATCTTCTACTGTACGCTGGCGATCCTATTCTTCGGCATGCTCATCTATCAGACGGTGCTGAGCTCGCATGCCGCGGCGCTGGCCGCGGAACGGGCGGCGGCCTTCTGGGACAACAGCCACAAGGAGGCAGTAACCGGCGCCTATGACACAGGACAGCATGACGGAATGTATTGGCGCCTGCTCGACGATCGGCTGTTGGATAAGGTGTTCGGGGGAGGCTTCGGCGGAGAGAACCATACGGTGAAGCTGCCTGCCGCCAGCGCCGGCAGCTCTCTTCCCGAACGGAAGCTGATGCGGGCAGCCAGGCTGGTGCCTGACGCCTTTCACGGGAAGATGAGCTATGAGAACGGCTTGCTGGATCGCAGAATTACCGCGTTTTTGGACAAGCCCCTCTATCAGGCGATGTTCCGGAACATAGCGGGAAGAGAGATCTCGAATGAGGGGCAGGCCGCATCGGCCATTGTGGAGCCGCCAGAGTTCATTCGTGCGGTGGAGTTCGCGCGGTACATGGCAACGAAGCTGAAGGAATGGAAAGGACAAGGCGTTCCGACGGAGGAAGCGGAAGGCATATTGAAGAAAGCGGCGGGACAGACTGCGGGACCGTCATGA
- a CDS encoding Flp1 family type IVb pilin produces MDKSLLFFKRLWKEEDGLGMVEIVIIIAVIVVLALVFREQISTFLENLISRATKETDKIFK; encoded by the coding sequence ATGGACAAAAGCTTGCTATTTTTCAAACGGCTATGGAAAGAGGAAGATGGGCTCGGCATGGTGGAGATTGTCATTATTATCGCGGTGATTGTTGTGTTGGCGCTTGTATTCAGAGAGCAGATCAGTACGTTCCTGGAAAATTTGATCTCAAGGGCCACAAAAGAAACAGATAAGATTTTTAAATAG
- a CDS encoding type II secretion system F family protein codes for MMPSWIWASGSAVLLLVFLLLNHSNQRRYGTLLAGLTPRTKTVRWLAAPLRWLEKVQPALDTNPALSPVRQALMQIHGPAHSHTMYRVLLAELALYLYAGICGSLLLPALTDGSVTNLVGGLLVAVILPLAKVKDTLNRAERKKQDLQLELPELISKLTLLVQAGETVQKALSICIERKWEEWSHPLYAELARMQKDVHNGYSFAQAMEQFAKRCSLQEVSMFVTTVLINQRRGGDTFVLAMQDVGRQLWEKRKAVARRRGEEASTKLVFPMMLMFLVILAVVGAPALLMMK; via the coding sequence ATGATGCCGTCATGGATATGGGCTTCCGGCTCCGCCGTTCTCCTGCTCGTGTTCCTGCTGCTGAATCATAGCAATCAGCGGCGCTACGGGACGCTGCTGGCGGGCTTGACCCCCCGGACGAAGACGGTCCGCTGGCTGGCGGCGCCGCTTCGCTGGCTGGAGAAGGTTCAGCCTGCTCTCGATACGAATCCGGCTCTCTCCCCGGTTCGCCAAGCGTTAATGCAAATTCATGGCCCGGCCCACAGCCATACGATGTACCGGGTACTGCTGGCTGAGCTGGCGTTGTACCTGTACGCGGGCATCTGCGGGTCATTGCTGCTGCCGGCGCTGACGGACGGCAGCGTGACGAATCTGGTTGGCGGCCTGCTGGTTGCCGTCATTCTGCCGCTGGCGAAGGTGAAGGATACGCTGAACCGGGCTGAGCGGAAGAAGCAGGATCTGCAGCTGGAGCTGCCGGAGCTGATCAGCAAGCTGACCTTGCTCGTGCAGGCGGGCGAGACAGTGCAGAAGGCGCTGTCCATCTGCATCGAGCGCAAGTGGGAGGAATGGAGCCATCCGCTCTACGCCGAGCTTGCCAGGATGCAGAAGGATGTGCATAACGGGTACTCGTTCGCGCAGGCAATGGAGCAGTTCGCGAAGCGATGCTCCCTGCAGGAGGTATCGATGTTCGTCACGACGGTGCTGATCAATCAGCGCCGGGGCGGAGATACATTCGTGCTGGCGATGCAGGATGTCGGCCGGCAGCTATGGGAGAAGCGCAAGGCGGTGGCCCGCCGGAGGGGGGAGGAGGCGTCGACGAAGCTCGTCTTCCCGATGATGCTGATGTTCCTGGTCATCTTGGCCGTCGTGGGCGCTCCCGCTCTGCTCATGATGAAGTAA
- a CDS encoding type II secretion system F family protein — MGKQPETAEQRLPQYSEYILSRREKVAALSSGAAVMASVGYLFYHHWLGMLLLAAAGLRYTRIRRHTLLARKRARLAQQFKQALYSLFSSLSAGRSMENAFREAIADLKLLYPGTEVEMERELRIIAMRMENGEPIEQAVMDLSRRAAQEDISNFADVLVTCKRTGGDLIEVVRRTSSVIGEKMDIKQEIDVLVAQKRLEMKVMMAAPFLFLAFLNLASPDFMAALYEGVGRVIATVALLLLLLGAWLIHKLMDIRV, encoded by the coding sequence ATGGGGAAGCAGCCGGAGACGGCTGAGCAGCGGCTGCCGCAATATAGCGAGTATATTTTGAGCCGCAGGGAGAAGGTGGCGGCCCTGAGTTCCGGAGCCGCTGTCATGGCTTCTGTCGGGTACTTGTTCTATCATCACTGGCTGGGGATGCTCCTGCTTGCTGCCGCTGGACTGCGCTATACCCGCATTCGCCGGCACACGCTGCTCGCGCGCAAGCGGGCCCGGCTCGCGCAGCAGTTCAAGCAAGCCCTCTATTCCTTATTCTCATCGCTCTCAGCCGGGCGCTCGATGGAGAATGCGTTCCGCGAAGCGATAGCCGATCTGAAGCTGCTCTACCCGGGAACCGAGGTGGAGATGGAGCGGGAGCTGCGAATTATTGCGATGCGGATGGAGAATGGGGAGCCGATCGAGCAGGCGGTCATGGATTTGAGCCGCCGGGCGGCGCAGGAGGATATCTCGAATTTCGCCGACGTGCTGGTCACTTGCAAACGGACGGGAGGCGATTTAATCGAGGTCGTGCGCAGAACGTCTTCCGTTATTGGCGAGAAGATGGATATTAAGCAGGAGATTGACGTTCTTGTCGCCCAGAAGCGGCTGGAGATGAAAGTGATGATGGCGGCTCCGTTCCTGTTTTTGGCCTTTCTTAATCTGGCTTCCCCGGATTTCATGGCAGCGCTGTATGAAGGTGTCGGCCGCGTTATCGCCACGGTGGCGCTGCTGCTTCTGCTGCTTGGCGCGTGGTTGATTCACAAGCTGATGGATATCCGTGTGTAG
- a CDS encoding CpaF family protein: MKDTALVPSVQEAMDEAYVWTRQRVRDSLEWGDPIPDVALMGRIEQTLFSSPLAGQFTSEALDQIVKRVYYSFRGLDALQPLVDDPDITEIMINSHEECFIERKGRVERLEIGFENEGKLEDVIQAVVSQVNRVVNESSPIVDARLPDGSRVHVVLPPIALKGPTVTIRKFPAEPMKMGDLIRWGALSEQAALLLQTLVAAKFNIFISGGTGSGKTTFLNALSQYIPSQERVITIEDAAELQIRTVPNLVSLETRNANTEGKGAVTIRDLIRASLRMRPDRIVVGEVRGAEALDMLQAMNTGHDGSLSTGHSNGPADMISRLETMVLSGANLPVEVVRRQIASAIDIIVHLARLRDGSRKVMEITEVIGLQDGEVLLAPLFRFEESGTDEGQVAGRLTVQHMLRDRHKLAMAGLRLPEDKEVHTDGEAAGDG, translated from the coding sequence ATGAAGGATACCGCGCTTGTTCCTTCCGTTCAGGAAGCGATGGATGAAGCGTATGTCTGGACCCGGCAGCGCGTTCGGGACAGCTTGGAATGGGGGGATCCCATTCCGGACGTAGCGCTCATGGGACGGATCGAGCAGACATTGTTCTCCAGCCCCCTAGCTGGGCAGTTCACGTCGGAAGCCTTGGACCAGATCGTCAAGCGGGTCTATTACTCGTTCCGCGGCCTGGACGCCCTCCAGCCGCTGGTAGACGATCCGGACATTACGGAGATTATGATCAACAGCCATGAAGAGTGCTTCATTGAGCGGAAGGGGCGGGTCGAACGGCTGGAGATCGGCTTTGAGAACGAGGGGAAGCTGGAGGATGTCATCCAGGCTGTCGTGTCCCAAGTGAACCGGGTCGTCAACGAATCATCCCCGATCGTGGATGCCCGGCTGCCGGACGGCTCGCGGGTCCATGTGGTCCTGCCGCCGATCGCCCTGAAGGGGCCGACGGTTACGATTCGCAAATTCCCGGCCGAGCCGATGAAGATGGGCGATCTGATCCGTTGGGGCGCGCTGAGCGAGCAGGCCGCTTTGCTCCTGCAGACGCTGGTCGCCGCCAAGTTCAATATTTTCATCAGCGGGGGGACCGGTTCGGGCAAGACGACATTTCTCAATGCATTGTCGCAATACATTCCTTCCCAGGAACGGGTCATTACGATCGAGGATGCGGCCGAGCTTCAGATTCGCACCGTTCCGAATCTGGTGTCACTGGAGACCCGCAATGCCAATACGGAGGGAAAGGGCGCCGTCACGATTCGGGATCTGATTCGGGCCTCGCTGCGGATGCGGCCCGACCGCATCGTAGTCGGGGAAGTCCGGGGGGCGGAGGCGCTGGATATGCTCCAGGCGATGAACACAGGACATGACGGCTCCTTGTCCACCGGCCACAGCAACGGGCCCGCCGATATGATCAGCCGCCTGGAGACGATGGTGCTGAGCGGCGCGAATCTTCCTGTCGAGGTCGTTCGGCGGCAGATAGCCTCAGCCATCGATATTATCGTGCATTTGGCCCGTCTTCGCGACGGATCGCGCAAGGTGATGGAGATTACGGAGGTGATCGGCTTGCAGGACGGGGAGGTGCTGCTTGCGCCGCTGTTCCGGTTCGAGGAGTCCGGAACAGATGAAGGCCAAGTGGCCGGCCGGCTGACCGTACAGCATATGCTTCGGGACAGGCACAAACTGGCGATGGCAGGATTGCGGCTGCCGGAGGACAAGGAGGTGCATACCGATGGGGAAGCAGCCGGAGACGGCTGA
- a CDS encoding ParA family protein: MGHAAHVLLDDGAFLRFADPYPEGEGKKMKAWDIVVAHPQKRMLDAWTEYWKQSDYAEQLHLRVFTQADTLRRYLGLKPGIHMVVADPGVLQEMSEEEMDGILITVLSAEERLDAFPFAHAIENPYQPLPQLFQSLIERCRAEYEGAVFRTEGHSCMLLGISSLGGGAGKTTAALHLARYAAAKGKRVLLLNVDPVQEYALLHARPEPGAIAPLAQLLYYLRKDQAGDPLPLESYLLGVPDLEGADIFAPADWMKEWEGIDGPLMRKLLRLLLRSGRHDLIIAEGGFSQPAFDALWEEADRIVWLLQDDLPHLHKTELLFRQWERSGDAAVRTRIRRLALLVNRYMGMMANRWMYRDAPISGYLPYIPSWKQMHRIDQWLQSAVYQSAVAEWADRQLLHRLVSGSEVT, encoded by the coding sequence ATGGGACATGCAGCGCATGTCCTGCTTGATGACGGTGCTTTTTTGCGTTTTGCGGATCCGTACCCGGAAGGAGAGGGGAAGAAGATGAAGGCTTGGGATATTGTTGTCGCCCATCCGCAGAAGCGAATGCTGGATGCATGGACGGAATATTGGAAGCAGTCCGATTATGCGGAACAGCTTCACCTCCGTGTGTTCACTCAGGCGGACACGCTGCGCCGTTACCTGGGATTGAAGCCGGGCATCCATATGGTCGTCGCCGACCCGGGAGTGCTGCAGGAGATGAGCGAAGAGGAGATGGATGGAATTCTGATTACGGTCTTGTCAGCGGAGGAGCGGCTTGATGCATTTCCGTTTGCCCACGCGATAGAGAATCCGTATCAGCCGCTGCCGCAGCTGTTCCAATCCTTGATCGAGCGCTGCAGGGCGGAATACGAAGGCGCTGTCTTCCGAACGGAGGGTCACTCCTGTATGCTGCTCGGCATCAGCTCGCTGGGAGGCGGCGCAGGCAAGACGACGGCAGCCCTTCACCTCGCCCGCTATGCCGCAGCCAAGGGGAAGCGCGTCCTGCTGCTGAATGTTGACCCGGTCCAGGAGTATGCGCTTCTGCATGCTCGTCCAGAGCCGGGGGCGATCGCTCCGTTGGCGCAGCTTCTGTACTACCTGCGCAAGGATCAAGCGGGAGACCCGCTGCCGCTGGAATCGTATCTTCTGGGCGTTCCGGATCTCGAAGGCGCGGATATCTTCGCCCCGGCCGATTGGATGAAGGAATGGGAGGGCATCGATGGGCCGCTGATGCGGAAGCTGCTCCGGCTTCTTCTCCGGAGCGGCCGGCACGACCTCATCATTGCGGAGGGAGGGTTCAGCCAACCCGCATTCGATGCCTTGTGGGAAGAGGCGGATCGAATCGTCTGGCTGCTGCAGGATGATTTGCCGCATTTGCATAAGACGGAGCTTCTGTTCCGGCAATGGGAACGCTCTGGCGATGCGGCGGTCCGCACTCGGATTCGCAGACTTGCGCTGCTCGTGAACCGCTATATGGGCATGATGGCGAACCGGTGGATGTACCGCGATGCGCCGATTAGCGGGTACTTGCCGTATATTCCGAGTTGGAAACAGATGCACCGCATCGATCAGTGGCTGCAGTCCGCCGTCTATCAATCTGCCGTGGCGGAGTGGGCCGATCGGCAGCTTCTGCACAGGCTGGTGTCCGGAAGTGAGGTCACATGA